The following is a genomic window from Plasmodium yoelii strain 17X genome assembly, chromosome: 12.
tttaaatattaacgaaaaatatgaataactCACACAATTATATcagtttatatattttgttttaattattattaatatttggCAATTATATAGCCTTTTCTTacacatttattttaatatgcTATATTTTTGGTTTATTCgaaaatatttctttttctattatGCATAAAACAACTATATTCTATTAAATTTAaacttattttttaaataacaaaaattttaataatagaaattgtaaaatatattgatattaTCATCACACATTCACATTATAACCTTTTTAAGATAATCATATTTTTGCATATACACACACGTGTGCATATAATTCTTAATTGCCTCATATATTAAGTTGGTGTTTCATATATGATAAACGAGAGATTTTAAGAAAACGTAACTATTTTTGATCGAAAAAATAacttcaaaaatatatatgtttatttctTTACCTTTTCATTAATTACTATGAtgatattgtattaaaaatgttttcctattttgaattatattttttgttaaaaaattgttGCGATATTATGTATTGGCAACCTTTGAAATTGGTTAGAGAAATAATTTAGTagaataaattttttaagaaTGCTTTTACTTTTATATACGTAGTAAATAAAagttttatatgttttttgcgtatattaatatacacacatatatatatatatatatatccacaTATATATCTCATATCTAATATAAATAGATATATACATGAAACgaatatattcataataacactataaaaaacaattcaaattgaataaatataacaattttgttatattcaaataatataaagcACAACTCCTCCACTTAATAAAATGAGTCATGTTTCGGAATTGTGTAGTTATTAACTTCACACACGCTTTAATTAATTCACacactattatatatatgtgtgtatacaTGGATGAAACCATATATATAGGCAATAAATGCACAATatgcatttatttattttttttaatctacacctatatatgcaaatataCGCACAAAGCGCTTTAGAGTTATAACAAAGcggaaaatattattaatatagtTAATATCCtcatattaaaatattttaattaatttaaaagtatttttttaagagGATGGTTGCATGAATGATTTTATTCCTTCGTCACCAATTATGCAAACGTGGTTAAGGTCtctaaaattttcattataatctAAACCACATCCAACAATAAAAAAGTTAGGTACTGAAAAGCCAGTAAAATCAGCTTTAAATCCATTCCATACTGGAGTTCTTTTGATATATAAAGCTGAAACTGCTATTGTTTTGGGTTcgaatttttttaaatactcacaaaattttgttaatgtGTTACCAGTATCAATTATATCTTCAACAATTAAAACGTTTTTGCCTTTTAAACAAGATAAATCTTCACTAACTATTTCCAATCTACCAGTTGATTGAGTATTACAATATGATTTTACACGTACATAATGTTCTCTATATGAATTAGTTGATGCATCtccaatataataattatggaTTCTATCTAAATATTTCAACAAAGATGTAAAAAATGATCGTGATCCTTTTAATAAGCAAACGAGATGGAATTCTTCACCATTGTATGTTCTACTAATATCAAAAGCCATTCTTTCAACTCTACTTTTTATTAACCCATTTGGTATCAAAATTCTTTTAAGATAACCctatatagataaaaaaaaatatatatataagttgaaaattttaaaactACTATTATAAAACAAAGAAAAATACATATGAAGATgctttgaattttttttataagacTGAATCACTTTCGTTTTAGTTTTACTTTATAATGATCGGGGATTACAAAGGAATCAAATTCATATCCATCGTCATCTTTTATCATAACGGGCTCATAGCCAAGTTCTCCAGCTCCTGGACTGTATATAAGaagtacatatatatatatgaaataatatatactcTTTTATTCGTTATATACACAACATATACATATTGTAATCATTATAAATGAGTGGCTAGCTTAAATCGGAAAGCCATGAT
Proteins encoded in this region:
- a CDS encoding hypoxanthine-guanine phosphoribosyltransferase, putative gives rise to the protein MKIPNNPGAGELGYEPVMIKDDDGYEFDSFVIPDHYKGYLKRILIPNGLIKSRVERMAFDISRTYNGEEFHLVCLLKGSRSFFTSLLKYLDRIHNYYIGDASTNSYREHYVRVKSYCNTQSTGRLEIVSEDLSCLKGKNVLIVEDIIDTGNTLTKFCEYLKKFEPKTIAVSALYIKRTPVWNGFKADFTGFSVPNFFIVGCGLDYNENFRDLNHVCIIGDEGIKSFMQPSS